A single genomic interval of Luteolibacter arcticus harbors:
- a CDS encoding prenyltransferase encodes MTDRPGNSEQGIALATSRIVTWLRALRLPFYPMSWLGYTTGAALVVPLSDIWRLPAYWWGFVVVFLIEALTVFVNDLYDFESDRRNQNHGNFTGGSRVLVEGLLTPDALRSACKVVAVGAALGSFILQAYSPAPLAVNLACLGTAVLLGVGYTAPPLKLSHRGWGEVVVAFAHSLLVVQCGALVVGGQFGDPAVFKVALPLFFAIFPSISLSGLPDHDADIHAGKRTLAVKLGPRPVLVLASVSALAACVLVIWWSAQWPSWTRVGVVLHALLVVASAMSQWSKSQSRRIDGVMVSSLSFVLWFTLVPLLAGLE; translated from the coding sequence ATGACGGATCGCCCCGGGAATTCTGAACAAGGGATTGCCCTTGCAACGTCCCGCATCGTGACATGGCTGCGCGCGCTGCGACTGCCTTTCTATCCGATGTCCTGGCTGGGTTACACGACAGGGGCCGCACTGGTCGTTCCCTTATCGGACATCTGGAGACTGCCGGCCTACTGGTGGGGATTCGTGGTCGTTTTCCTGATTGAGGCTCTCACCGTGTTCGTGAACGACCTTTACGACTTCGAAAGCGATCGACGGAATCAGAACCATGGCAATTTCACGGGTGGTTCGCGGGTGTTGGTAGAGGGCCTTTTGACACCCGACGCCTTGAGATCGGCTTGCAAGGTAGTGGCAGTTGGAGCCGCGCTAGGAAGCTTCATTCTCCAGGCATATTCGCCGGCACCGCTTGCAGTGAACCTCGCATGCCTGGGAACCGCAGTGCTATTGGGCGTTGGCTACACGGCTCCACCGCTGAAGCTGAGCCATCGAGGTTGGGGCGAGGTGGTGGTGGCTTTTGCCCACAGCTTGCTGGTCGTACAATGCGGAGCCTTGGTGGTGGGCGGACAGTTCGGTGACCCTGCCGTCTTCAAAGTAGCTCTACCTCTGTTCTTCGCCATATTTCCCTCCATCAGTCTATCGGGCCTTCCTGACCATGATGCAGACATACACGCGGGTAAGCGCACCTTGGCGGTGAAGCTTGGACCACGTCCGGTTCTGGTGCTAGCGAGCGTCTCGGCGCTTGCGGCGTGCGTCCTCGTAATCTGGTGGTCCGCCCAGTGGCCTTCGTGGACCAGGGTCGGGGTCGTACTACACGCGCTGTTAGTTGTCGCCTCCGCGATGTCGCAATGGTCGAAATCCCAAAGCCGCCGCATCGATGGAGTGATGGTCAGCAGCCTCTCCTTTGTTCTGTGGTTCACGTTGGTTCCCCTTCTTGCTGGATTGGAATAG
- the ligD gene encoding DNA ligase D, whose product MKIATYNVNGINGRLPVLLRWLGEAKPDVVCLQELKASNDKFPLSALQEAGYGAVWHGQKSWNGVAILARGADPLETRRGLPDDPDDTHSRYLEAAVEGILVGCLYLPNGNPAPGPKFEYKLRWFERFLDHAEGLLRQKIPVVLAGDYNVMPTELDVYKPEKWVDDALFRPEVRECFRRLVDQGWTDSIRNLHPSERIYTFWDYLRNAYGRNGGLRLDHLLLSPTLAGRLVKAEVDVEVRGWEKASDHAPTWIELGSATKRARASKRASVKTTKKKAAESPAPDAPLGKYKAKRNFEKTPEPGPQVGDRSGRSFVIQEHHARSHHFDFRLEIDGVLVSWAVPKGIPEDVVAKRLAVHVEDHPLEYGKFEGTIPEGNYGAGTVAIWDKGTWEPMGTGWRKDFAKGTLKFYLKGDRLNGPYLLARMKEEPNWMLKMLEPSTHPQASFEAEPETPQYVAPQLAQVVSTVPAGRDIIHELKFDGYRLIIVKHRGKLTVYTRNGHDWTHKFAPLAKHLTAISKKDFILDGEAVVWDEKGRSNFGDLQAALKGRPGDVSFVAFDLLHFDGLNLRDLPLGERHKRLAKLVTEEQGVVRRSTVWSSDMGGDLYKQACQLGLEGIISKKLSCTYKPGDRRDWTKSKCRPRQEFVVCGYTPPKSSLPAFSSLVLGTYENGKLIPRGKVGTGFSEDDRREYLARFRPLKTSKPAFEIDEEVVWVKPTLVAEVEFAEITRDGSVRQASFVAMREDKSPDQVHLDAVQTATPDGKGAKVAGITISNPDRMVFPGDGVAKLEVAKYYERVGELMLPFVANRPLALLRAPSGITGELFFQKSFTTHVPEGVHQAKLPDGDDIFFVKDVKGLVSLAQFSAIEFHPWGSSLKNVEKPDFLTWDLDPEESVPWNEVLGAALLLRDYLRERGLEPVVKTSGGKGLHIMLHLKPKHDWSVMKPFAKSVASAVADFNPARFTVTSSKSKRTGKIYIDWMRNGRGATCVAPWCLRARPGATVSMPINWDQLPELAKSGFTIHEPAEQPKEWRDVGPQTVKISLLRELGVL is encoded by the coding sequence ATGAAGATCGCCACCTACAACGTCAACGGGATCAACGGACGGCTGCCTGTTCTGTTGCGGTGGCTGGGAGAAGCCAAGCCGGACGTGGTGTGCTTGCAGGAACTGAAGGCGTCCAACGACAAGTTCCCTCTGTCCGCCCTCCAGGAAGCGGGATACGGGGCCGTCTGGCACGGCCAGAAGAGTTGGAATGGGGTGGCGATCCTCGCTCGTGGTGCGGATCCTCTTGAGACACGGCGCGGTCTGCCAGACGATCCGGACGACACCCACAGCCGTTATTTGGAGGCGGCAGTCGAGGGTATCCTTGTCGGTTGCCTCTACCTGCCAAATGGTAACCCGGCACCGGGGCCGAAATTCGAATACAAGCTCCGGTGGTTCGAGCGGTTCCTGGATCACGCCGAAGGGCTTCTCCGCCAGAAGATCCCGGTGGTGCTGGCGGGAGACTACAACGTCATGCCGACCGAACTGGACGTCTATAAGCCGGAGAAGTGGGTGGATGACGCGTTGTTCCGGCCGGAGGTGCGCGAGTGTTTCCGCAGGCTGGTTGATCAAGGGTGGACCGACTCGATCCGTAATCTTCACCCGAGCGAACGAATCTACACCTTCTGGGACTATCTCCGGAACGCCTATGGCCGCAATGGGGGGCTGAGGCTGGATCACCTGCTGCTGAGCCCCACGCTAGCGGGCCGGCTGGTGAAGGCAGAGGTCGATGTGGAAGTGCGTGGCTGGGAAAAGGCAAGTGACCATGCTCCGACGTGGATCGAACTGGGGAGTGCGACGAAGCGCGCTCGGGCCTCGAAGCGAGCGTCGGTGAAGACAACGAAAAAGAAGGCCGCAGAATCGCCTGCGCCGGACGCCCCTCTCGGAAAATATAAGGCGAAGCGGAACTTCGAGAAGACGCCGGAGCCGGGGCCTCAGGTCGGAGATCGATCGGGGCGCTCCTTTGTGATTCAGGAGCATCACGCGCGAAGCCACCATTTCGACTTCCGGCTCGAGATCGATGGGGTGCTTGTAAGCTGGGCGGTGCCGAAGGGCATCCCGGAAGATGTGGTGGCGAAGCGTCTTGCGGTTCACGTTGAGGACCATCCGTTGGAATACGGCAAGTTCGAGGGCACGATCCCGGAGGGCAACTATGGTGCGGGCACGGTGGCCATTTGGGACAAGGGCACGTGGGAGCCGATGGGAACGGGATGGAGAAAGGATTTCGCGAAGGGCACCCTGAAATTTTACCTTAAGGGCGACCGGCTGAACGGCCCGTATTTGCTGGCCCGCATGAAGGAGGAACCCAACTGGATGCTGAAGATGCTGGAGCCATCGACTCATCCACAGGCGAGTTTCGAGGCGGAGCCGGAGACACCGCAGTATGTGGCTCCCCAGTTGGCCCAGGTGGTCTCTACCGTGCCGGCGGGACGCGACATCATCCACGAGCTGAAGTTCGACGGCTACCGGCTGATCATCGTGAAGCACCGCGGCAAGCTGACGGTCTACACCCGCAACGGCCACGACTGGACGCACAAGTTCGCACCCCTTGCCAAACACCTCACGGCGATTTCCAAGAAGGACTTCATCCTCGATGGTGAAGCGGTGGTGTGGGACGAGAAGGGCCGCAGCAATTTCGGAGATCTCCAAGCAGCGCTGAAAGGCCGTCCGGGGGACGTGTCATTTGTCGCTTTCGACCTTCTCCACTTCGATGGGCTGAACCTGCGCGACCTGCCGCTTGGCGAGCGTCACAAGCGGTTGGCCAAGCTGGTAACCGAGGAACAAGGTGTGGTGAGGCGGTCCACGGTCTGGTCTTCGGACATGGGTGGCGACCTCTACAAGCAGGCCTGCCAGCTCGGGCTGGAGGGAATCATCAGCAAGAAACTAAGCTGCACCTACAAGCCCGGTGACCGGCGGGACTGGACGAAATCCAAGTGCCGCCCGCGTCAGGAATTTGTGGTATGCGGCTACACCCCTCCGAAGAGTTCGCTGCCGGCGTTTTCATCATTGGTTCTGGGCACGTATGAGAACGGGAAGCTCATCCCGCGAGGCAAGGTTGGAACCGGGTTTAGTGAGGATGACCGGCGTGAGTATCTGGCAAGGTTCAGGCCGCTAAAGACGAGTAAACCGGCTTTCGAAATCGATGAGGAAGTCGTATGGGTGAAACCGACCCTTGTCGCGGAGGTGGAGTTCGCCGAGATCACACGCGATGGGTCCGTGCGCCAGGCCTCCTTCGTGGCCATGCGCGAGGATAAGAGTCCCGATCAAGTCCACTTGGATGCAGTCCAGACCGCGACCCCGGACGGCAAGGGGGCGAAAGTGGCGGGCATCACGATCAGCAATCCCGACCGCATGGTCTTCCCTGGGGACGGGGTCGCGAAGCTTGAGGTCGCCAAGTATTACGAGCGGGTAGGGGAGCTAATGCTGCCGTTCGTTGCCAATCGACCGCTGGCTTTGCTTCGAGCACCGTCAGGGATCACAGGAGAGTTGTTCTTTCAGAAATCGTTCACAACCCACGTGCCGGAGGGTGTCCATCAGGCGAAGCTGCCGGATGGCGACGACATCTTTTTCGTGAAGGACGTCAAAGGGTTGGTCTCGTTGGCTCAATTCAGCGCGATCGAATTCCATCCCTGGGGCTCGTCGCTCAAGAACGTCGAGAAGCCTGACTTCCTGACGTGGGACCTCGACCCCGAGGAGTCAGTGCCGTGGAACGAGGTGCTTGGCGCTGCCTTGTTGCTGCGCGACTATCTGCGAGAGCGGGGTCTCGAACCCGTGGTGAAGACCTCCGGCGGGAAAGGGCTGCACATCATGTTGCATCTGAAGCCGAAGCACGATTGGTCGGTCATGAAGCCGTTCGCGAAGTCGGTGGCTTCCGCGGTGGCGGACTTCAATCCTGCTCGCTTCACCGTCACGTCGAGTAAGTCCAAGCGCACGGGGAAGATCTACATCGACTGGATGCGAAACGGCCGGGGAGCAACGTGTGTCGCTCCCTGGTGCCTCCGCGCGCGGCCGGGAGCCACAGTTTCGATGCCCATCAACTGGGATCAACTCCCGGAGCTTGCGAAGTCTGGCTTCACCATCCACGAGCCGGCAGAGCAGCCGAAAGAGTGGCGGGACGTTGGCCCGCAGACGGTAAAGATCTCGCTGCTGCGAGAGCTGGGAGTTTTATGA
- a CDS encoding DUF3606 domain-containing protein has protein sequence MSDDKSKTGGPDRDRINTGEDYEVRDWSKKFGVTPEELKKAADKVGPMADDVKRELGK, from the coding sequence ATGTCAGACGACAAATCAAAAACAGGGGGTCCAGATCGCGATCGAATCAACACGGGAGAAGATTACGAGGTTCGGGATTGGTCGAAGAAGTTTGGAGTGACACCCGAAGAACTCAAGAAAGCAGCCGATAAGGTGGGGCCAATGGCAGACGATGTGAAACGGGAACTCGGCAAGTAG